From bacterium:
ATGCGCGACGATGGAGATGGCGATGTGCGTCGCGTCGCTGGCCTTCGCCACGATCTGCACGCGGCCGCCCGCGCCGACGCTCGCCCCGACGTGCGCGACAAGAGGAGCGAAGAGCTGGTGAAAAAGCAGCGCGTCGGCCATCACGAAGACGTCCGGCGCGACAAGCTCCACCAGAACGTTTTCCCGCGCCAGTTCGCGGGCCAATTCGTCGAGCAGCGATTCGAGCTCGTCCGACAGGCGAAGAAGCCGGATGACGTGCCCGCGCGTGGCGAACATCTTGAACCGCGCCATCTGGTCGCGCGCGCGCCCGAGCCCCGTGGCGACGACGTCGATGGCTTTTTTCATCGTCGCCTCGTCGCCGGCCATCTGCGCGAGTTGCACGTGCCCCATCATCCCGCCGAGGACGTTCGACAGATCGTGGATCAGCGCCCCGGCCGCGAATCCGACCTGCGCCAGGCGATCGAGCTGGTCCTCGCGGCGCTCCGGATCGAGCGCGGGATCGCCGGCGGGGTTCGGCAGAAACAGGGTCGGTTCAAGTCCGTCCTGGGCGTGGCCGTTTCCGTTGCCTTCGGATTTGCTCATCGCACTCGTGCCTCCGATGGGGTTGAAATTGTCGCCGCGCGGCGAGCCGCGCGTTTACCAGACCACGTCGTCGTCCACATCATCATCGAACGCATCGTCGTCGGCCGCGTCGTCGTCGGTCATATCGTCGTCGGCCGTGTCGTCGTCCATGTCGTCGTCCGCCGTGTCGTCGTCCGCGTCGTCGTCGCCCGCGGTCACGGTGTAGCCGTCTCCGAGCGTGTCGGACTCGCCGTCCGGGTTCTCGACGCGCACGTCCCACACGCCGAGATCGAAACCCGCAGGCACCACGGCCAAAACGCGCGTGTCGGACTGAAGCACGGGCGCCGGGTTGTTCAGTTCGATTTCGCCAAGATAGACCGATACGGGCGAAACGAAGTTCGCCCCGGTGATCGTGATTTCCTGGTCGTCGAGGTTCGATCCCGAAGCCGGCTCCACGGACGTGACGCGGATCGCCTCGGCGTCGATGACCTCAAACGCCAATACGAGCGTCGCCTGCGTGCCGTCGGGATTGACGAGCGTCAGGTCGTAAAAGCCCGCCTCCATCGCCGCGGGCACGGCGGCCGTCGCGCTCGTTGCGTCGATGACGATCACGTTCGATAGCGCCGTCTC
This genomic window contains:
- a CDS encoding IPT/TIG domain-containing protein, which gives rise to MRHTSKFPPGAARFAAVAIALCALSLVTCTRDYARHVAKSTSSLTVASVSPVTGANSQETALTIEGSNFTGSLSVYVGSAACTGVSAVSTKILNATLPAGLPEGVYDVTVVSATAGSGIAEDAFSVVDPTKLAVETITPAEGVNDAATPVTITGRAFVEPLTASLGETALSNVIVIDATSATAAVPAAMEAGFYDLTLVNPDGTQATLVLAFEVIDAEAIRVTSVEPASGSNLDDQEITITGANFVSPVSVYLGEIELNNPAPVLQSDTRVLAVVPAGFDLGVWDVRVENPDGESDTLGDGYTVTAGDDDADDDTADDDMDDDTADDDMTDDDAADDDAFDDDVDDDVVW